A genomic region of Candidatus Omnitrophota bacterium contains the following coding sequences:
- a CDS encoding prepilin-type N-terminal cleavage/methylation domain-containing protein, producing the protein MKAFIRTDIEKGYTLIELLVVTAIIGLLSIIAIQQFLNAKIRADVCRVIADFKAVASALEMYHCDHNIYPINPPRLITNSARYIKDINELTTPISYIQNLPLSPWDGKRSLANYIREQKQNIRMQEDIVIPPDYIYLNIDIYNIPNDGFCLSSKGPSGLTYFGHNYHPSNGLLSQGQIAACSSRTSKI; encoded by the coding sequence ATGAAAGCATTTATTCGAACGGATATAGAAAAAGGTTATACTTTGATCGAGTTGCTAGTAGTCACGGCGATTATCGGCTTGTTATCGATAATCGCCATTCAACAATTCCTCAACGCCAAAATTCGCGCTGACGTTTGTCGAGTGATCGCCGATTTCAAAGCTGTGGCTTCCGCTTTAGAAATGTACCATTGCGATCACAATATTTACCCCATCAATCCGCCGCGACTCATAACAAATTCCGCGCGTTATATTAAGGATATAAACGAACTCACTACTCCAATTTCATACATCCAAAATTTGCCGCTAAGTCCTTGGGATGGGAAAAGGAGTCTTGCAAATTATATTCGAGAGCAGAAACAAAATATCCGAATGCAAGAAGATATCGTTATTCCTCCCGACTATATTTATCTTAACATCGATATATACAATATACCCAACGATGGTTTTTGTTTGTCAAGCAAGGGACCTTCCGGCCTAACCTATTTTGGACATAACTATCATCCTTCGAATGGACTTTTGAGCCAGGGGCAAATCGCGGCCTGTTCCAGCAGAACGAGCAAGATTTAG